In Streptomyces alboniger, the following are encoded in one genomic region:
- a CDS encoding CGNR zinc finger domain-containing protein, translated as MELAYYSDYAVRLVNSEEPGRNKDALTSVEAIRDLFGTSTQTARRATDSDVTRFRSVRGRLRAVFEAADGGDETLAVDLLNSLLLEFPVSPQISGHDHRDDDGRPLWHMHLADHPSNATAGYAAIAAMGLAFHLTEHGVDRLGLCEATPCRNAYLDTSTNRSRRYCSDRCATRANVAAYRARKRLETERSASTGRTADAAQRSTASGERRPDAGGR; from the coding sequence GTGGAACTGGCCTATTACTCGGACTACGCCGTACGTCTGGTCAACAGCGAGGAGCCGGGCCGCAACAAGGACGCGCTGACCTCGGTCGAGGCGATCCGCGATCTGTTCGGGACGAGCACGCAGACGGCCCGCCGCGCGACGGATTCCGACGTCACGCGCTTCCGGTCCGTACGGGGCAGGCTCCGCGCGGTCTTCGAGGCGGCGGACGGCGGCGACGAGACGCTCGCGGTCGACCTGCTGAACTCCCTGCTCCTGGAGTTCCCCGTGAGCCCGCAGATCTCGGGCCACGACCACCGGGACGACGACGGCCGCCCGCTGTGGCACATGCACCTGGCCGACCACCCCTCGAACGCCACCGCCGGGTACGCGGCGATCGCCGCGATGGGCCTCGCCTTCCACCTCACCGAGCACGGCGTGGACCGCCTCGGCCTGTGCGAGGCGACACCGTGCCGCAACGCCTACCTCGATACGTCGACGAACCGCTCCCGGCGCTACTGCTCGGACCGCTGCGCGACCCGCGCCAACGTGGCCGCCTACCGCGCCCGCAAGCGCCTGGAGACCGAGCGCTCCGCGAGCACCGGCCGCACGGCGGACGCCGCCCAGCGCAGCACCGCGAGCGGTGAGCGGCGCCCGGACGCGGGCGGCCGGTAA